In Drosophila nasuta strain 15112-1781.00 chromosome 2R, ASM2355853v1, whole genome shotgun sequence, a single genomic region encodes these proteins:
- the LOC132786694 gene encoding protein glass, which produces MIGTEEMSTSTGMDISESFRAEDLSKTDFFDFVTAPDMGIGIGVGVGVGVDVAACVDLQQQQHHQPQHTQQPQHSHNHSQGHQPNTSQTPQQQRNNNNNMTHDVTDGSGGGAGIVAVSNRNGSTSNGGDPTLQGYEFWHQDKDNSRLDSSSIFEDLDRYCWQQQLVTASGTGSVNTSSVRCSTQPSPTSPQAHPLQQHQQQQQQQHQQQHQHQQHQQQQQQPNASSSSSAAGSSSDTISSLETADGQIYTLTVLNGAEPWLKREPEQLPSSLDLDSLLGSFPGYIKSEYPYDDSGFSTDGKDVIVSGADANGLSSISQSQSQQSQHGQTLPSLVTAISLAGGGGGGGVNDLGQQLAQFQNNNNDWHMADHNAEAEQNSAESLLRSALQGKGYAKGLQHMQNGLSLPVVKDDEMRRLLFTPDDAADALGFADSTLSTAQMFEDAQSMGQVGGGGVMSASNHGQHGGNATNIIVDDMFLSLENAFSDDFEKLKRLANEVQQFCSGGNGTPTPGDYSSSDVLMQISPSGAAASAATAPQLQPLANAQQQPQQQQQQPPPQPLKPEVSTSTVSPAGAGGRLGGVSKPKKQYKRSNSSINNNNNPSVANNNNNNSKAGNGNSSVLGVVIGNGGSSSSSGSASSSSNSPPANCNASGGSGSSGGGSSGGGGGQRKERSLHYCSICSKGFKDKYSVNVHIRTHTGEKPFACSLCGKSFRQKAHLAKHYQTHMTQKNNGSLIKGSSSKHQRAGANAANAAASLAQQRQLSAVSSAVATPSLMSAGVVLSGPNTPPGVLPPANGLLANR; this is translated from the exons ATGATTGGCACCGAGGAGATGTCCACATCGACTGGCATGGATATAAGTGAATCCTTTCGTGCCGAGGATCTCTCGAAGACGGACTTCTTCGACTTTGTCACAGCGCCTGACATGGGCATTGGCATCGGAGTCGGCGTTGGCGTCGGAGTCGATGTGGCAGCCTGCGTAGacctgcaacagcagcaacatcatcagccacagcacacacaacagccacaacacaGTCACAACCACAGCCAAGGACATCAGCCAAACACGTCACAAACGCCACAGCAGcaaagaaataacaacaacaacatgacgCACGATGTCACAGATGGAAGTGGAGGCGGGGCAGGGATTGTGGCAGTCAGCAATCGCAATGGCAGCACCAGCAATGGAGGCGATCCCACGTTACAGGGCTACGAG TTCTGGCACCAGGACAAGGACAACAGCCGCCTGGACTCGAGCTCGATATTCGAGGACCTCGATCGCTACTgctggcaacagcagctggtGACAGCGAGCGGAACGGGGAGCGTGAACACGAGCAGCGTTCGATGTAGCACCCAGCCCAGTCCCACATCTCCGCAAGCACATCCCctacaacaacaccagcagcagcaacagcaacaacaccagcagcaacatcaacaccagcaacaccagcagcagcaacaacagcccaATGCGAGCAGCTCGTCGAGTGCGgcgggcagcagcagcgatacCATCAGCAGCCTGGAGACAGCCGATGGCCAGATCTACACACTGACAGTATTAAACGGAGCCGAGCCCTGGCTGAAGCGGGAGCCGGAGCAGCTGCCCAGCTCGCTTGATCTGGACAGTCTGCTGGGCAGCTTTCCGGGCTACATCAAGTCGGAGTATCCCTACGACGACAGCGGCTTCAGCACGGACGGCAAGGATGTGATTGTCAGTGGGGCAGACGCCAATGGTCTCAGCAGTATTTCGCAATCCCAATCGCAGCAATCTCAGCACGGACAGACGCTACCCTCGCTGGTCACGGCCATCTCTCTGGcgggtggcggcggcggcggaggGGTGAACGATCTGGGCCAGCAGCTGGCACAGTtccagaacaacaacaacgactggCACATGGCCGATCACAATGCGGAGGCGGAGCAGAACTCGGCAGAGTCGCTGTTGCGCAGTGCACTCCAAGGCAAAGGCTATGCCAAGGGACTGCAGCACATGCAGAATGGATTGAGTTTGCCCGTGGTGAAGGACGATGAGATGCGGCGATTGCTTTTCACGCCCGACGATGCTGCCGATGCGTTGGGATTCGCGGATTCGACGCTGAGCACGGCGCAGATGTTCGAGGATGCGCAGTCGATGGGCCAGGTGGGTGGCGGGGGCGTGATGTCTGCGTCGAATCATGGCCAGCATGGCGGCAACGCCACCAACATTATTGTGGATGACATGTTCCTGTCGCTGGAGAACGCCTTCAGCGATGACTTCGAGAAGCTCAAGCGGCTGGCCAACGAGGTGCAACAGTTCTGCAGCGGAGGCAACGGCACGCCCACGCCTGGAGACTACTCGAGCAGTGATGTGCTCATGCAAATCTCGCCCAGCGGCGCAGCAGCGAGCGCAGCAACAGCCCCGCAACTGCAGCCACTAGCCAATGcccagcagcaaccacaacagcagcagcagcaaccgccgCCACAGCCACTGAAGCCAGAGGTGTCAACGTCCACAGTGAGTCCAGCCGGAGCAGGAGGTCGCCTAGGAGGCGTCAGCAAGCCGAAGAAGCAGTACaagcgcagcaacagcagcatcaacaacaacaacaacccgagtgtagccaacaacaacaacaacaacagcaaggcGGGCAACGGTAACAGCAGCGTCTTAGGCGTCGTCATCGGAAATGGAGGCAGCTCCTCATCCAGTGGCAGcgctagcagcagcagcaatagtcCGCCCGCCAACTGCAATGCCAGCGGTGGGTCAGGCAGCTCGGGAGGAGGCAGCTCCGGAGGAGGCGGAGGACAGCGCAAGGAGCGTTCGCTCCACTATTGCTCGATCTGCTCGAAGGGATTCAAGGACAAGTACTCGGTGAATGTTCACATACGCACGCACACCGGTGAGAAGCCGTTCGCCTGCTCGCTGTGCGGCAAGAGTTTCCGACAGAAGGCGCATCTGGCCAAGCACTATCAGACGCACATGACCCAGAAGAACAACGGCAGCCTCATCAAAGGCAGCTCCTCGAAGCATCAGCGAGCCGGCGCCAATGCAGCCAACGCGGCAGCGAGCTTAGCTCAACAGCGACAGCTGAGTGCGGTGTCAAGTGCTGTGGCCACGCCCAGTCTGATGAGTGCAGGCGTTGTGCTCAGCGGTCCCAATACCCCGCCCGGAGTGTTACCCCCGGCCAATGGGCTGCTGGCGAATCGGTAA